From Salvelinus sp. IW2-2015 linkage group LG18, ASM291031v2, whole genome shotgun sequence, a single genomic window includes:
- the LOC111977559 gene encoding adenosine kinase-like, whose protein sequence is MASGEPRAKKMKKTPERNTPKRKIPERKTLTKLSPNSLFGMGNPLLDISAVVDKDFLEKYSLKANDQILAEDKHKALFEEIFKFKVEYHAGGSTQNSIKVAQWMIQEPHKVCTFFGCIGEDKFGEILKQKAEEVHVDTHYYEQTEEPTGTCAVCITGDNRSMVANLAAANYYKKDKHLDLKENWKLVEKTKVFYIAGFFLTVSLESILKVAKHASETNXLFTLNLSAPFICQYFKDALMEVMPYVDMLFGNETEAATFSKEQGFETEDIKENAKKAQTLPRVNKKRPRIVVFTQGKDETIMTKGGDKLETFQALQIEQKDIVDTNGAGDAFVGGFLSELVQDKTLEQCVKAGHYAANVTIRQTGCTFPHKPDFH, encoded by the coding sequence ATGGCATCAGGTGAACCCAGAGCCAAGAAAATGAAGAAAACTCCAGAGAGGAACACTCCTAAGAGGAAAATTCCAGAGAGGAAAACCCTGACCAAACTCAGCCCTAATTCTCTGTTCGGGATGGGGAACCCCCTTCTAGACATCTCAGCCGTTGTGGACAAGGACTTCCTGGAAAAGTACAGTTTGAAGGCCAACGACCAGATTCTGGCGGAGGACAAGCACAAAGCATTGTTTGAAGAGATTTTCAAGTTCAAAGTAGAATATCATGCCGGAGGATCTACTCAGAATTCTATAAAGGTCGCCCAGTGGATGATCCAGGAGCCCCACAAGGTGTGTACATTCTTCGGCTGTATCGGGGAGGACAAGTTTGGGGAGATTCTGAAGCAGAAGGCAGAGGAGGTCCACGTGGACACCCACTACTATGAGCAGACAGAAGAGCCTACAGGGACCTGCGCCGTGTGCATCACCGGGGACAACAGGTCTATGGTGGCTAATCTAGCAGCAGCTAACTATTATaagaaggacaaacatctggaCTTGAAGGAGAACTGGAAATTGGTGGAGAAAACCAAAGTATTTTATATCGCTGGCTTCTTCCTGACGGTGTCTCTGGAGTCCATACTGAAAGTAGCCAAACACGCATCTGAGACCAACAASCTGTTCACTCTGAACCTCTCTGCTCCCTTCATCTGCCAGTACTTCAAAGATGCCCTCATGGAGGTCATGCCCTACGTAGACATGCTGTTCGGCAATGAGACAGAGGCAGCCACATTTTCAAAAGAGCAAGGCTTTGAGACAGAGGACATTAAGGAGAATGCTAAGAAGGCCCAGACTCTGCCCAGAGTCAACAAGAAGAGACCGAGAATTGTTGTCTTTACTCAGGGGAAGGACGAAACCATCATGACCAAAGGAGGTGACAAGTTGGAGACGTTCCAAGCTCTGCAGATTGAGCAGAAGGACATTGTGGACACAAATGGAGCCGGTGATGCCTTTGTAGGAGGATTCCTGTCAGAGTTGGTCCAGGATAAGACATTGGAACAATGTGTGAAAGCAGGACACTACGCTGCCAACGTCACCATTAgacaaacaggatgcaccttccCTCACAAACCAGACTTCCACTGA